From Anopheles coluzzii chromosome 3, AcolN3, whole genome shotgun sequence, the proteins below share one genomic window:
- the LOC120955568 gene encoding distal membrane-arm assembly complex protein 2 — protein MYKLVRSTTTRLSTLNRASVHRGPTNDVPPAIGPTPDLDPEISKKIQEDKKRLQWRTPYSDRPDSFYSAFKLFASENRNSELVEKMQQPIDLSPSAILEWWQKRRTTIEAHMQKFIPERHATLGDDIATAHFIVHRGGSVRFRGSDKWIQKDEDDEYDLPRHHIPGMVLEEVRCDGMTLFYEGMENIQKLLRLKHLSFEKVARFDDWYLDRISGNVLPSLERLNLRGTAVTHRGLNCLYRLPSLKVLLVDDPEKDIHWKLTVAMLEEWNPNLRVVASE, from the exons ATGTACAAGCTAGTCAGAAGCACCACCACCCGACTGTCCACCCTGAACCGGGCCAGCGTTCACAGAGGCCCCACAAACGATGTGCCTCCGGCCATCGGCCCCACTCCCGATCTCGATCCGGAAATCAGCAAAAAGATACAGGAAGACAAAAAGCGTCTCCAGTGGCGCACACCGTACTCCGATCGGCCGGACAGCTTCTACAGCGCGTTCAAACTGTTCGCGTCGGAAAACCGTAACTCTGAGCTGGTGGAAAAGATGCAACAACCGATCGACCTCTCGCCGTCGGCCATCCTGGAATGGTGGCAGAAGCGTCGCACCACCATCGAGGCGCACATGCAAAAGTTTATCCCGGAGCGGCATGCCACCCTCGGGGACGACATTGCCACGGCACACTTTATCGTGCATCGGGGTGGATCCGTGCG ATTCCGCGGAAGTGACAAATGGATTCAGAAAGACGAAGACGACGAGTATGACTTACCGCGGCACCACATCCCGGGCATGGTGCTGGAAGAGGTACGCTGCGACGGCATGACGCTCTTCTACGAAGGCATGGAAAACATCCAAAAGCTGCTCCGGCTGAAGCATCTGTCCTTCGAGAAGGTGGCACGGTTTGACGATTGGTATCTGGATCGGATCTCCGGCAACGTCCTGCCCTCGCTGGAGCGGCTAAACTTGCGCGGGACGGCCGTTACCCACCGGGGGCTGAATTGTTTGTACCGTTTGCCCAGCTTGAAGGTGCTGCTGGTCGACGATCCGGAAAAGGACATACACTGGAAGCTGACGGTGGCCATGCTAGAGGAATGGAATCCTAATCTGCGTGTCGTGGCGAGTGAATGA
- the LOC120955564 gene encoding uncharacterized protein LOC120955564: MSAVRSCALCQNRSNITDQETDDALERITYHKFPTNPARRDRWIEFCDLPKESFPKSAYKFLCSSHFTPECFERDLRGELLYGTKRMTLQKDAMPTIRSVSQQLKRTTNAASTEEEDRKKRKQEVDELLSGEVAASEPIVNPFRKHVCERMMGRERTDGSVKPLHIIPPMSEEELVQRIVELEQETRWQREEIGRLRATIDGKTEKINFAKAELVNVAILLQELKEHTNRHVEDRIAELLAGRFGEGQLASILAGLPEQTAAQVLWTEDELAKALQLRCISMEAFAYVRQQLRYPLPDAPQLARWIHSVYLETGHSAAAFRLLELHKSALKKVELVCTLSLIRTNAPVRYRYDGTRDQIVGPNAQLHCLTVQGVFARWQQIVHTDFDLILSRERVEKTITELHNIGYHVVAITTDCDAAIVRTWDALNVSADQHYIRHPVTDDAVYLYTCPARTLATIHRILIEDGFVMQENNLAITKATLLSVLSDSSTIYQRYLSDGALLELENNPDLAREFISLKTTTALRLLAHTDDDEEGLLSTVTTLFDLFVDWCDLCMTTNGQNFTPKQHLITELPYGVCEDEQNIVLDGMYDVMESIRCVNGDYEFLPQAVLLSINSMRKLLPDLRAYYPGEVKGLPMLPLSTMPMNGTICKLKESIQRHAPTFRPLSVNDVLFQLCKTCSLGSVEGYPHVTNLHLQQGNLLGEIPMESLRRSDDPSDPELDAVTDANACDYLTHMIVARLGQKYDYLGETSSVIERTGGQYVVKPMGDAFGCVKPSALWREQAKQLESYVCGMMHEQKDRLAESIVDSILARHPRMGRDLLELYVSTRIAIRIRTLNRQLDETTNVDRQPFS, translated from the exons ATGTCCGCCGTTCGGAGCTGTGCCCTGTGCCAAAACCGGTCCAACATCACTGACCAGGAAACGGACGATGCGCTGGAGCGCATCACCTATCACAAGTTTCCCACCAATCCGGCACGGCGCGATCGATGGATAGAGTTCTGCGACCTGCCCAAGGAAAGCTTTCCCAAATCGGCCTACAAATTCCTGTGCAGCAGCCACTTCACCCCGGAGTGTTTCGAGCGTGATCTGCGCGGTGAGCTGCTGTACGGAACGAAGCGAATGACGCTGCAAAAGGACGCCATGCCAACGATCCGCTCGGTAAGCCAGCAGCTGAAACGGACCACGAATGCAGCCTCTACCGAAGAGGAGGATCGAAAGAAGCGCAAGCAGGAGGTGGATGAACTGTTGAGCGGTGAAGTGGCCGCATCGGAACCGATCGTGAACCCATTTCGAAAGCACGTGTGCGAGCGAATGATGGGACGGGAGCGGACGGATGGCTCGGTGAAGCCGCTACACATCATACCGCCCATGAGCGAGGAGGAGCTGGTGCAGCGGATTGTGGAGCTGGAGCAGGAAACGCGCTGGCAGCGGGAAGAAATCGGCCGGCTGCGTGCCACGATCGACGGCAAGACGGAAAAGATTAACTTTGCCAAGGCGGAACTGGTGAACGTGGCCATCTTGCTGCAGGAGCTGAAGGAACACACGAACCGGCACGTGGAGGACCGCATTGCGGAGCTTTTGGCCGGTCGGTTCGGTGAAGGGCAGTTGGCATCGATTCTGGCCGGGCTGCCGGAACAAACGGCGGCGCAAGTGCTGTGGACAGAAGATGAGCTAGCGAAAGCGCTCCAACTCCGCTGCATCAGCATGGAAGCGTTCGCGTACGTACGCCAACAGTTGCGCTATCCACTGCCGGACGCGCCACAGCTCGCTCGGTGGATACATTCCGTTTATCTGGAAACGGGTCACAGTGCAGCGGCATTCCGGTTGCTGGAGCTGCACAAATCAGCGCTTAAAAAGGTCGAACTTGTCTGCACGCTGAGCCTGATCCGCACCAACGCACCCGTCCGGTACCGGTACGATGGCACGCGCGATCAAATCGTTGGTCCCAACGCGCAACTTCATTGCCTCACCGTGCAGGGAGTGTTTGCCCGCTGGCAGCAGATTGTGCACACTGATTTTGATCTCATTCTAAGCCGGGAAAGGGTAGAAAAAACCATCACCGAGCTGCATAACATCGGTTACCACGTGGTTGCCATCACGACTGACTGTGACGCGGCGATTGTGCGCACATGGGACGCATTGAACGTAAGCGCCGATCAGCACTACATACGCCATCCGGTAACGGATGATGCGGTCTATCTGTACACCTGCCCCGCCCGAACGTTGGCCACCATCCATCGCATACTGATCGAAGATGGGTTCGTGATGCAGGAGAACAATCTGGCGATCACGAAAGCGACGCTGCTGTCGGTCCTTTCCGACAGCAGTACCATTTATCAGCGATACCTAAGCGACGGA GCTCTTCTGGAGCTCGAGAACAATCCCGATCTTGCGCGGGAATTTATCTCTctcaaaacaacaaccgcaCTAAGGCTGCTCGCTCACACCGACGATGACGAGGAAGGTCTCCTGTCCACAGTGACGACCCTGTTCGATCTTTTCGTCGATTGGTGCGACCTGTGCATGACTACCAACGGCCAAAATTTCACTCCCAAGCAGCACCTGATTACCGAACTACCGTACGGGGTGTGCGAAGACGAGCAGAACATCGTGCTGGATGGGATGTACGATGTGATGGAAAGTATACGGTGCGTGAATGGCGACTACGAGTTCCTCCCGCAGGCCGTTCTTCTTTCCATCAACTCGATGCGCAAGTTGCTGCCCGATCTGAGAGCGTACTATCCCGGGGAAGTTAAAGGATTGCCGATGCTACCGTTGAGCACAATGCCGATGAATGGCACGATCTGCAAACTGAAGGAAAGCATCCAACGACACGCTCCAACATTCCGTCCACTCTCTGTAAATGACGTTCTATTTCAACTCTGCAAAACGTGCTCCCTCGGATCAGTGGAGGGATATCCACACGTAACGAACTTACACTTGCAACAAGGGAATCTTTTGGGGGAAATTCCCATGGAAAGTCTTCGCCGATCGGATGATCCATCGGACCCGGAGCTAGATGCTGTAACCGACGCTAATGCTTGTGATTATTTGACTCACATGATAGTGGCTCGATTGGGCCAAAAGTATGACTATCTCGGAGAAACCTCCTCGGTTATTGAGCGTACAGGCGGACAGTACGTCGTGAAGCCAATGGGTGATGCTTTTGGCTGTGTGAAACCCTCCGCCCTTTGGAGAGAGCAGGCGAAACAGCTTGAATCTTACGTGTGCGGCATGATGCACGAGCAAAAGGACAGATTGGCGGAAAGTATTGTCGATTCCATTCTCGCCCGTCATCCCCGCATGGGACGCGATCTGCTGGAGCTGTACGTTAGCACACGAATTGCCATTAGGATACGGACGCTGAATCGTCAGCTAGACGAAACAACTAACGTGGACCGCCAACCTTTCAGCTAG
- the LOC120955567 gene encoding vacuolar protein sorting-associated protein 26C yields MSITVEIKLRRANKVYYEGETVSGVVQIVCGSETKHDGIALALEGSVNLQISNKNVGIFEALYNSVKPIALLNQHTDLAPSGKLPIGASEFPFEFPLICPKEPKTLYETYHGVFVNITYMLRCDIKRSFLAKSVQKTQQFIIQYRPMVEHPPKEVQFSISPDTLQKTAKERISIPRFLISGTLDSTDCCVTKPFTGSVTVHHTEVAIKSIEIQLVRVETCGCAEGYSRDATEIQNIQIADGNVCPKVAIPIYMTLPRLFTCPTLITKNFKVEFEVNLVIIFGDDYLVTENFQILLNRTA; encoded by the exons ATGTCAATTACTGTAGAAATCAAGCTTCGCCGTGCGAACAAAGTGTACTACGAAGGG GAAACGGTTTCCGGTGTGGTGCAGATCGTGTGCGGGTCGGAAACGAAGCACGATGGCATTGCGCTCGCCCTCGAGGGCTCGGTCAACCTGCAAATCAGCAACAAGAACGTGGGCATCTTCGAGGCACTGTACAACAGCGTCAAACCGATCGCCCTGCTCAACCAGCACACGGATCTGGCGCCATCCGGCAAGCTGCCCATCGGGGCCAGCGAATTTCCCTTCGAGTTTCCGCTCATCTGCCCGAAGGAACCGAAAACGCTGTACGAAACGTACCACGGCGTGTTTGTGAACATCACGTACATGCTGCGGTGCGACATCAAGCGCAGCTTTCTCGCCAAAAGTGTGCAGAAAACGCAACAGTTCATCATCCAGTACCGGCCGATGGTGGAGCACCCGCCGAAGGAGGTACAGTTTTCGATCAGCCCCGATACGCTGCAGAAAACGGCCAAGGAGCGGATCTCCATACCGAGGTTTCTCATTTCCGGCACGCTCGATTCGACCGACTGCTGCGTGACGAAACCGTTCACCGGCAGCGTGACGGTGCACCATACGGAGGTGGCCATCAAGTCGATCGAGATACAGCTGGTGCGGGTGGAGACGTGCGGCTGCGCGGAGGGTTACTCGCGCGACGCGACGGAAATACAGAACATCCAGATCGCAGACGGGAACGTGTGCCCGAAGGTGGCGATACCAATCTACATGACGCTGCCGAGGCTTTTCACCTGTCCGACGCTGATAACGAAGAATTTTAAAGTTG AGTTTGAGGTGAATCTCGTTATAATTTTTGGGGACGATTATCTGGTGACGGAAAACTTTCAAATACTCCTTAACAGAACGGCGTAA
- the LOC120955570 gene encoding coiled-coil-helix-coiled-coil-helix domain-containing protein 7 produces the protein MPKNYEAEKNNPCLKEQELSYKCLSKNNFDHGKCELYYANYNNCKEFWNKVRADRRANGIFPYLPDVADRESIKAEYMKTKPT, from the exons ATGCCGAAAAATTACGAAGCCGAAAAGAACAACCCCTGTTTGAAG GAGCAGGAACTGTCCTACAAATGTCTCAGCAAGAACAACTTCGACCACGGCAAGTGTGAGCTGTATTATGCAAACTACAACAATTGCAAGGAGTTTTGG AACAAAGTGCGAGCGGATCGACGCGCGAACGGTATCTTCCCTTACCTGCCAGATGTTGCCGACCGGGAAAGTATCAAAGCCGAGTATATGAAGACGAAACCGACGTGA
- the LOC120955566 gene encoding protein Mo25-like — protein sequence MPLFGKSQKSPQELVKSLKEAVNALERGDKKAEKAQEDVSKNLVSIKNMLCGTADAEPQTEIVISQLAHELYSTDLLLLLIQNLNRIDFEGKKDVAHIFNNVIRRQIGTRLPTVEYICTKPEILFTLMAGYEHQEIALNCGIMLRECARHEALAKIMLHSEEFFNFFRYVEVSTFDIASDAFSTFKELLTRHKLLSAEFLEQNYDKVFSRYEALLNSENYVTRRQSLKLLGELLLDRHNFTVMTKYISNPDNLKLMMNMLKETSRNIQFEAFHVFKVFVANPNKPKPIMDILLRNQEKLVDFLTRFHTDRSEDEQFNDEKAYLIMQIKELKPQTQEAQQ from the coding sequence ATGCCACTGTTTGGTAAATCGCAGAAAAGTCCACAGGAGCTGGTGAAGTCGCTGAAGGAGGCGGTCAATGCGCTGGAGCGCGGCGATAAGAAAGCGGAAAAGGCACAGGAAGATGTGAGCAAGAACCTGGTGTCGATCAAGAACATGCTGTGCGGTACGGCCGATGCCGAGCCGCAGACCGAGATCGTCATCTCGCAGCTGGCCCACGAGCTGTACAGCaccgatctgctgctgctgctgatacaGAACCTGAACCGCATTGACTTCGAGGGCAAGAAGGACGTGGCACACATCTTCAACAATGTGATCAGACGCCAGATCGGCACCCGACTGCCGACGGTCGAGTACATCTGCACCAAGCCGGAGATTCTGTTCACGCTGATGGCCGGGTACGAGCATCAGGAGATCGCGCTCAACTGTGGCATCATGTTGCGCGAGTGCGCCCGGCACGAGGCGCTCGCAAAGATCATGCTCCACTCGGAGGAGTTTTTCAACTTCTTCCGCTACGTCGAGGTGTCCACGTTCGACATTGCGTCCGATGCGTTCTCCACGTTCAAGGAGCTGCTCACCCGCCACAAGCTGCTGAGCGCGGAGTTTCTCGAGCAGAACTACGACAAGGTGTTTAGCCGGTACGAGGCGCTGCTCAACTCGGAGAACTACGTGACGCGGCGCCAGAGCCTGAAGCTGCTCGgcgagctgctgctcgacCGGCACAACTTCACCGTGATGACAAAGTACATCTCCAACCCGGACAACCTGAAGCTGATGATGAACATGCTGAAGGAAACGTCGCGCAACATACAGTTCGAGGCGTTCCACGTGTTCAAGGTGTTCGTGGCGAACCCGAACAAACCGAAACCGATCATGGACATACTGCTGCGGAATCAGGAAAAGCTGGTCGACTTTCTTACCCGCTTCCATACCGATCGCTCCGAGGACGAACAATTCAACGACGAGAAGGCTTACCTGATCATGCAGATCAAGGAGCTAAAGCCCCAGACCCAAGAGGCCCAGCAGTGA
- the LOC120955565 gene encoding phosphotriesterase-related protein has protein sequence MMKVQTVRGPVDPEQLGYTLTHEHFSLNFDKMYSAPPDAVEEYVSKRITLENVGYVRQYPYGSRYNINFEDFDTHEAVTKDVVAYKKFGGGAIVENTSHGLGRNLKLMHDVSREANVHVIAGTGHYIHVMQDAATHAMSVEQMTDLYTKELLFGVEVDGLDEPVKCGFIGEVGSGWPISHFERNAIQATAEVQGVVGCGVSFHPGREREAPYEIVRLYLEAGGSASKCVMSHLDRTLFEDEDLLEFAKLGTYLQFDLFGTECSYYQLNPNSYMQSDEQRIQKIVRLIEEGYAERVLMAHDIHTKHRLTSFGGHGYSHILNNVLMRFSLRGIDIKTVDTMTIANPARWLEMKV, from the exons ATGATGAAAGTTCAAACAG TGCGTGGCCCGGTCGATCCGGAGCAGCTCGGGTACACCCTTACGCATGAGCACTTTTCGCTCAACTTCGACAAGATGTACTCGGCCCCACCGGACGCGGTCGAGGAGTACGTGAGCAAGCGCATTACGCTGGAGAATGTGGGGTACGTCCGGCAGTACCCGTACGGTAGCCGGTACAACATTAACTTCGAAGACTTCGATACGCACGAAGCCGTAACGAAGGATGTGGTGGCGTACAAGAAGTTTGGTGGTGGCGCAATCGTAGAGAACACATCGCATGGATTGGGGCGTAATCTGAAGCTGATGCACGATGTGTCGCGGGAAGCGAACGTGCATGTGATTGCTGGCACGGGGCACTACATTCACGTGATGCAGGATGCGGCAACGCACGCGATGAGTGTGGAGCAGATGACGGACCTGTACACGAAGGAGCTGCTGTTTGGCGTGGAGGTGGACGGGTTGGATGAGCCGGTAAAGTGTGGATTTATCGGGGAAGTTGGCAGCGGTTGGCCGATCAGTCACTTCGAGCGGAACGCGATACAGGCGACGGCGGAGGTACAGGGTGTGGTTGGGTGTGGCGTATCGTTCCATCCGGGCAGGGAGCGGGAGGCACCGTACGAGATCGTTCGGCTGTATCTGGAGGCCGGTGGCAGTGCGTCCAAGTGTGTAATGTCCCATCTCGATCGGACGCTGTTCGAGGACGAGGATCTGCTAGAGTTTGCCAAGCTCGGGACGTACCTGCAGTTCGATCTGTTCGGTACGGAGTGTTCGTACTATCAGCTAAACCCGAACTCCTACATGCAGTCGGACGAGCAGCGCATCCAGAAGATTGTCCGTCTGATCGAGGAGGGTTACGCCGAGCGCGTGCTGATGGCGCACGACATACACACGAAGCATCGTCTG ACCTCGTTCGGTGGCCACGGGTACAGCCACATACTGAACAACGTGCTGATGCGCTTCTCGCTCCGTGGCATCGACATTAAGACGGTCGACACGATGACGATCGCCAATCCGGCACGCTGGCTCGAGATGAAGGTTTAA